Part of the Corticium candelabrum chromosome 15, ooCorCand1.1, whole genome shotgun sequence genome, cgcgtcgaccatttacaatttgaatttgtaatacgcgacgtgacgcgcgacgtgacgcgacgtgacgcgacgcgacgcgacgcgacgctcaagcgtttgcatattgtaaatccagcttaagcAAACtgcctcgcttgccagacagtaaacagatttgcaaaagtcactggcGCAggaaatttcaattcctacactgagcgagggggATTCTCCCCCTAACCCCCACTTCCTACGCCGGTGTACAAGTAAATGGAATGACCTGGAAAAGACATGTTGACCAATTAAAGGAGAGATTCGTATCCAGATAAGCATTGGACAGAAGGAAGCCTCACAAGATCGGACTGCAGTGATACCTGACACATGGATCCAGCGCCAaccgtgccaaaacacgtttTAGTAGCGAGCCGAGCAAATTGATCAAGCACTGAACTAGGCGCTTGATCGTTCGATTGATCAAGCGCAATCTAGAATATTCACTTAGTGCTCGCGGATTATTTTTGGCACGGTTGGCGTGCCGAGCCATCCTACAATGTACACTGTACGGCACCGGTAGCGCTGAATAGCCTCGCGACCCCAGTTACAGATACGGGATTTCTGCACATGGAAGCTTTGGTGGCGGGAGCGTCGTTTGGGATCGGAGCTGTATCAGTTGGCGAGCTGCATGCCTTTGGATGGTTTCCGGTACTTACTAGCGCTTGTTGGGTGATCGTTTTCAGTGTCTCCTGTAGGAAGCCATCGCTTGTTTTTGCCGGTGGCATTGCTCTATTGCTGGGGCTGCTTTGTGGTGAAGGAGCGTACACCTATGCTACACTTAATGTACCTCTCTGTAACGTTGGACTTTACATGTCTGCTTTGGCGTTCTTTCACTGGTCAGAATATTTCACGACGGCACTCTTCAACAATCACAAGCTTAGCCTCGACTCATTCTTGCTGAACCACAGCAAAGAGTATACTCTAGCAGCCATGTGTAGCTGGCTAGAATACGGTGTTGAGTACTATTTCTTCCCATTCGTAAAGTCGTGGGTGTGGCTTAGTAGATCAGGAGTTGTGATGGTGATAGTAGGAGAGAGTTTACGGAAAGTAGCAATGTTCACAAGCCGTTCAAATTTCTCTCACTCGATAGCGTACAAGAAGACAAAGGACCATCAATTAGTTACACATGGCATCTACAGCTGGTTTCGGCATCCTTCATATGTGGGATGGTTTTACTGGAGTATTGGAACACAACTTTTACTCTCCAATCCTGTGTGTCTGGTAGGGTACACAGTAGCTTCATGGAAATTTTTTAGAGAGCGAATAGAAGAAGAGGAAATGACCCTGCTAGCTTTCTTTGGCCGTCAGTATTTGGATTACCAGCAACGAGTAGCTACAGGTCTGCCACTAGTAAGAGGCTATGAGCCAACATATAGAGAGAGATATTTGCTATATAATCAATAgctacttaattaaacttttaTTTGTGTTTCATTTTATTGAACAGGAATATATTATAAAACAAACTCTGTTGGATATGTAAAGTCATCTTGTAGATTTTGATATGTTTTGGTTGCTATGGTATTGTGTTTGTGAGTACATTGAAGCTCGATGATCGACAGGTTCAATATCTGATGTCAATACTGAGACAGTGTGAGTATCTAAAACTTCACAGTCAATTTGCATTAGTGAAACCTCTCCTTCCTTCACATCAGCAGATCCTAGAAGACAATGTTCAAGTTTAGCAATGATTTAAATCAGAGGTCCATTCATACCATTGAATGACATTGATGGCATCATAAATGACATCTTAGgtctttgtgttttgttgtagttttcAGCTGGAAACAGCAGGTGATCCTAACATACCACATAGTGATGTCAGTCAATACCAGGTTTCTTCATACGTGTCACAAAATAACTGTAGCAGACTCATTAATACATGTAGTCTTTTAGTACTATATTGCAAAGTAATATGGTATCCAACAGACTCCTAGTACCAACCAAAACATCAGTATCAGACTATTTTTCAATGTCTTCTTGCAGTGTCTTGCTGCCTTTCGGTGTTCCTCACATCTGTACCAACTTGCCTAATTTTCATGGCCATCAAAACTTCCTTAAATTACCATTCTTTGACAAGATTTGAACAAATGTTGGGTGGCTGTGGCTATTGCAGTATTTTAACTTAAGGCACAAGTCTTCTCCCATCATTGGAAACATTAGTAATGCCAAAACCCAAAAACAGTTGCCTAAATTCTCCATGCTTGGATTAGCTTCGGTCCAGATTTCTTGCCCTAACGAAAATAACATAACAAGACACAATTCACATGCATAAAATATTCTTGAAACTTTATGTTTTATGTCTATCTGCTTACAAggcagttaattaatgactgaCACTTGTAAATACAATACTAGCCCATCATAAGGACAGTATTTCATATTACCTTCTTGGCTACAGAATGGGTGCACCACATGACAAGAATTGTGTACTGCTGTTAATGTTTGTGCTAGAATGTAGCAGACGAATTTAACTGCCTGGCCCAACAACTGAATCAACCTGACAatatgttttgttgtgtggtgtgtgcacgtgtgtgtgtgtgtgtgtgtgtgtgtgtgtgtgtgtgtgtgtgtgtgtgtgtgtgtgtgtgtgtgtgtgtgtgtgtgtgtgtgtgtgtgtgtgtgtgtgtgtaccatcAAACCTGCACGATTGGAAACATGCAGGAGCTAGAATTTTTCTCACTGGTGAGtcatggcataatttcctttaAGCAAGGAATTTACCTGCATTTCCTtgtcttgactcaggagtacaaatgaagaagcaagcactaaagtgctaaagcCTTGCTGCTAGCTTACGGAACAGCTGGTGTATAAATAAGTACCCGGTCTTTGATCGGGACAGCAATGACCACTGAACACCAGCCACTGACATTTGGGTGGCAATTCGGGTGGCAATTCGGGTGCCATCACATTGGCCAGTCGCATGTCAGTGTTTGTGCAAGTACCTGGCCTACTTTCAAGAGATTGTCACTGCACACCACAGAGTTCttctgagtagtgcacagaTGCCCAGCCTCAGAGCTGGGGAATGTTACCTAACTAAGGCAGCTCCTTACAACTTTGCCATTtggctgtgtgtgtttgaaggCTAGGTAGCTTGGTTAGGACTTAGTCTTCCTGCATACTTTatgtacacagacacaatttactttgcaaatcATGCTTTTAGGTATAATTAttgatctcagactacaacaGAAGGCAACAATCTAGTCATGAGCTGCAAAAAGTCTAGGCATACTACAATTCCATTAGCAGCTGTGTGGTGGAACTACCAGTGTATGATAATTGCCAATAGACATCATCAGTTATATGTCAGGAGGGTTATGTTTAATGTCATCATGAGCTACCAGGCATAGTCAAGTGTGTAACGTATTAGTTAGGAAGGATTTAGAAAGTTTTTGTCCAAAGAACTTGCCACTGACATTTGAAGTCAAATTACATAGGAACAATAAAATGCCATGTTTTCTTCCCAAGTTAACTAACTTGAATTTTCTGTACATTGGAACAGTAAAACCACAATGCATTCTCTATTCTCAGCTATCACAGAAATGGCGAAACTAAATATGTGTATAATATGATCACCTTCAGTGACACTACATAGAAAGTATCAGCTTTTCTCTTGATAGCTTTCAAAAAGCCTTTATACTGCACACTATACAAAAGGtagcgagagagagagagaaccAAGTGTTGCAGTTACACCATTTTTCTgacagcaaacacaaaaagGTCTTACCTGTTTAGATTTCCTAGAAATGCAATGTCACTTCTTCGCCCCATTCTCCTACAAATACACATTATAATTTTACTACAATGCTTGTCGATAGCAACACACTCGTCAATGACTACATAACAAACGCAATGCAAATTAGTGTATTCAAAGGTTTCGATCCACGCATGCATTTATGCAATAGCAACTGTAGCTGAAGATGTGTTTACACCCTTGCTTCCACAGCTCTAGAAATGCTCGATTTGTAATAAATTCGATACCATTTTGCACTAGTAAAATTTGTTTATACCATACAAAGTGACTGTCATCTCATGTGACCACAAATTCCAAACACCACTACTACTATAGTCCAATTGTCAATGTAATGAGATTCATTACATGCAGCACATAGACATCGCTCCTGGTCATGCAACAGTACAAAGCAGGTTTCCATGCAATTGTCATGAGTCAGAAAACTATTGATTTTATGTTGGCCATTACAGACAGGTAAGTCTTCATAGTTCAGTCTGGACAAGACCTGGTAATTGTGAATTGATTTAGTCTAATAGAGTGTTCTGGTATTAAAGCTCTCTCTCTATAATGTTGGTGAGTGAATGCAAGGGCGTAACTAGCCTTAAATTTATAGAGGCACCTCTATAATATCAACTTGAAAAGTGCTGCTAATATCAGTCACATGACTGGCAACAAACGCTAACAGACTATAAAACAACTGACCAAGTCTACGATTACCTGTACCATCAAATTGCCTAATGCTCTCTTTGTTGATCTTGAAGCCTGCTggctaaagcctggttcacaatgacgccgacgctgagTTGAGCATCAAACTTCAAAcaaaccgcctcgacgtcggcggcatcctttgatgttgacacgccgacgtcgacgctggaataggattcatttctattgtcgacgtcggcatcaatattgtgaaccaggcttaagtcACAGataaatgtaaataaattataGACACACccaatttaatttttttaactGCGATGGCCACTTTTCTAAGGGGTGGCAGTTGCATCAGTTGCCTCAAGCCTAACGCCCCTGGAATGtctgatcacgtgactgtagCTGCTACAAGCGACCAAACATGAACACTGCTACATGATTGGACCATTTTGACGGAATTAAAGCATGACACGTTTGAGCAGACATAGCCACGTAGATGTgcgcgagcacacacacacacacacacacacacacacacacacacacacacacacacacacacacacacacattaaacTAAAAAACTACACGTTAAGAGCTGCCAGATactggtcacacacacacacacacacacacacacacacacacacacacacacacacacacacacacacacacacacacacacacacacacacattaaacTAAAAAACTACACGTTAAGAGCTGCCAGATACTGGTCACACACCCAGCTAACAGCTGGgctcctgtgcactactcaggagaactctgggcctacgctagcaatctcctggagctgAGTCAAatactcacaggagcactggcttgtgaagccaagccaactgtggtgtgagcacccgaagtctcatctggaccccagtggctgatgtcacgtcacagccaaTGGCTGCTTAgtccccagtcaaagaccaggcactcatttatactcctgagttgagagaggtgattgtgtgtgagtttcttgcccgaggaaattatgccatcgCTCgctatcactgtgacttgaacttgcaaccctgcaaggtcctggaATTCAGCATGTATACACTCTATTGgataactctctaaccaactgagccatagcaccacaacacacacacacgcacacacacacacacacacacacacacacacacacacacacacctggaatggaaattccaccatacccactatgggcttcggcaTCGCAGAAGCTTTCGCCAAGAAGAGCGGAACGCGCTCTAGTCTGCGAGTAGTAGCAAATACACAGTCAGATGACCAGCTTGCTGGGCTAGCGCATCCTAGCCTCACACCGTCCTCAGCTTGCCAAGActgaagttagcatgtatttcCTCCCCCTGGCTAGCGAACTACCGGAAATACAAGGTCCCGTGGGTTACCCTCTTGGAGGGTTCAGTGAGAggacttacacacacacacacacacacacacacacacacacacacacacacacacacacacacacacacacacacacacacacacaaacacacacacacacacacacacacacacacacacacacacacacacacacacagccacataGACCAGAAGTGCTTCAGACTCTTGGGTACGCTACTCACTCAGTCAAGTGACCTTATACAGTCCTGTTTCTGATGGCTCACAGCTGAAATAAAGACATCATCCCTGCTCAAGGATAGCCACATTCCTTGCAAAATCAATATATTAGGTTTTGAAAGGCCATAGGTAGGTATCTGGTTTGGCTGATTTGGTCACTTACTATTGAAGCAGGAATTTGCTTCCCCTACTATTGTCATACCCTTATTTTGATTAGTTGGTATGCTTAAGTCATTGTTGTGCTGCACCTTCCAATTGTGCTCCCAAGATAGACACCATTTAATAGGATTCTAGACTTTCTCAAGGATCAGCTACTGTATTATGTGCCAATTGTCTGAGTCATGCAACGGATTACCTGAGTTATTCATGCAACCAGTTGTAGTATCTAGTTAACTTTTTGCTGAGTAAATGTTGAAATGTAGGCAATGCAGGAGAGCTAACTGCAATACAGGAAGTCAGTATCAACTGTTAATTGACAGATTTGTTTCCTCTGCTCCCCTCTTTTCTTTTGCAATATGAGGCTGCTACAAATACTGCGCACTGTATAAAATTCCTTACTACGTAGTGAACAATAATTAGCAGTCGCTGTATCATCGTTGCTAATAGGTTTGCTCGTGTTACTATCGTGGTTGTGCAAGAGTATTGCTACACACATTACTTACTTCTGCACTCTGTGTAGCCATTTGGTAAgattaaaatcaaaattctAGTCTACAGGTGTCTTAAAGATTGACTTACAAACTCATTATTAACATTGCATGTAAGCAATATCTGTACCTTGGACTATGCTCCAATGTTGCCAACTCTGTTGTGCTCACAGGATTCTGTTAAACCATACAGCAACATAAAACAGATAACAAgcagttaatatcaatttatatgTATTTCTTTCTGTAGTCCTGCACAATAATAACTGTGGCACGTACCAATTTTTGATTCCGAGGTCCCCGTGTTCTCTTTCGTTTCTTGTCTTTACCAAAGCAGTTATCTAAGTCTTGAGTAATCCTACAGCTCACACAATGGTCAAGTACAGTAGCATCACTTTCTTCAATAGTAGCATTACCTAAAAGTCTTCCTTATTCCATCTGCTGTTATGTCAGGTAAACGTTTCATGAGAGCAGTACCTCCTGATCCTGTTTCTCTCACTCGATGGCCATCGGAACTATCTCTCATACCATcagaaatgtttctgttgagaATGTACTCTTGAAGCCGTTCAACAGCTATCACTGCATTTTGGTTATAAGCAAGTAAAGCTCTTCCTGCTGAAGCCTTTGCTATTGTGAAAATCCCATTTTTCTCACTCATGTCTTCCTCAGACATTTCCATGCCTCCACCTACTCTTAATCTGTCAAATAATACAAACATGAACTAATAGTAATACGATTAACCTTAACGCATTGACTCACCGAGGCACCACGGCTAACATGCCTACACCACAGAAAAGAATGAACACAAGAAATCTTGTAGATCTCTTGTGCTGAAAGCCAACTGAATGCTGGTGACACTTGAGTATAGTATTCTGCAAAAATGTCAATGAGTTGCTACAACAGTACACAAGCAACACTGTAATGAAGTAAATTCAGTTAACACTAAACTCCAAAACTTCTCTCACTGAGACAATAAGCATAATAAGAAATAACATTTAGGCATGCTACGTAATACTCTGAGACACATGGACTGTCAAACACTTTGTTAGACAACAAAGGAAAACTAGCCAAGGTATAAAACAATCTAAACTAATACAAGCTGGGTTGGCCATTCTTTTCACAGGCAATGTGAAATATCAATCGTTGTGCAATGGAAATCATGTGACTGTGTTAAGATTGTACATGTTCACTATTCTTGAGtacaacaaatacacagcTCATGATCACAAAATTGTATTCACCATTAGTGTGACAGACTAATGTGCTAGTCTAAAATTTATAGAATGTACTTTCCTCTAAATATGTTTCTTGTCTTTATTTCTTCAGCAAAGATAGTTAACTGGTCCATCTTTACAAGCAAACTGAAAAATGCCAACATAGAACTGTGTGACTAAAGCAAGGTTCATGCAGATCTAGTCTTGCCACAGCAAAAGTTTAAGTTTTAAAGATTGTCATAGCAAAGTACACTTTGACAGGAAACTGAGTTCTTCTaaattattgaaatgttaGTCCAGTATCACATGgaattacagtaggatgtcacttaTGCAAACACCAGTTAACCAAACGTGTCAGTCCACCAGACAACCTGTGCCTCACACTCACTCTAAGCATTGCCGCACAAAATGGTAATGTGCATGCGCATCAGAGTACACGGTAGTTCTCATCCGTATGGCAAAGTTGAAACCCCAATAGCCAACAAAAGAAGAAGCAAAAACGAGTCGTTCTTTCTATATAGAAGAAACAGTAAAAATTTGCATCAAGCTTCAGACAGCTGCAGCTACTCTTGTAATGGTTAAGACTGTAATCGCCAACTCGACCGTGTGTGGCATCGTGAAAACCAAGGAGAAACTGCAGAATTTCTGCTCTCAGCTGCAAGACAACTATTGCACCAAAAAAGGCTGCATAGTTCAAGTCCCAGACCGTTTATGTAGGTGTGGCAAGTAAGCGTCAGTTATCCAGACtattcagagttatgaatGGGTCAGGAAACGGAAGTGGAAGTGTTCAGATCAAATAGTGATATCCTACTGTAGTGGCATTATTGGCAAAACTAAAGTGTTGTCCTTAAATGGACATTTGACAGCTGTTGCTTTGAAGCATTTTGTCACCATTTCTTTCAGtattgcactgtagtgcttgtTCATTTCACCAAGAAGTGACTGAAGCAATTCCCAGTTGATGCCTTGAAAGGCCTTGTTGTGTGGAGCCAGAATGCATCGACGGTGAGCCATTCAATGTCTTTGTAATGTGAATACAAATTCAGATAAACTCAATCCATCAGCTCCTAGCAATATTGTGCAACAGTGCCTAGGTCCTTCAGAATGCAGATTTGTATCCTTGTAATGAATTACACAAATGTCTCCACTTCCAGCTCACAGCCAAAAATGCTAACTCTGCATTATGTCCACTACTGTACAATGCAGATAGACTCTCATGTTTGTTGTCAGAAAATCAGTCTCGACATACTGTTATAGATGCAATGTGATACAAACATCATTTTTTGGCTGGCAAAGGTACCACCTCAAACACCAGAGTTTGATGGAAGCTGCCAAACAAGACAATATCACCAAGCAATCGCCAAACAAGCAATCTAGTCAAGTCTTTCACGTCTTGTACAGTGCAATCTAAAGCATCAAAGCAGTTTTGTCAGCCATAGGATCATCCAAAAACATGGCTCTGCACTCTTTCAGCACAGATGCCATTGATGGTCTTCTCCTAATGTTGCACCAGGATAGTTGACCCTTATACAGTTGAGTGGTATCTTTGTTGGGTAGACGACACAGACTTTCAACTAGATGATATACTGCATCTGGCCCCGCACTTTGAAGTAGGGATTCCATCCGCGTGAATCctttatttgtttgcaacCCACTAACATCATCTGAAATACTgcattgtatttatttatgtttaaAAGGATATGCTCGGCTTCCTCTGTTTGTCCTTGAAGCAGTTCCTTCGGTAATGGTCTAAGTGAAAAACCATTACTACTAGTAAGTGGTGCAAGTTGCCATTTAATACAGGAACAGCTTCTACTTTGTCCCCGTGTTGACATGTTCAATGGTGGTTGCAAGAGTAAGTGGCTTAGCAGCATTGCAGCAAAGAGCAAATGGAGCACTTGGCTGGTTCTTGTCTAACTTGCATACTCTGCAGAGGGAAAAATGACAATCGTTTCGAACATCTAAAAAGTGTTTCGTCATcaagtaaataccatacccgGTATTTTTAAATGCATTACAAATTTTGTAGACACTCAAATCGCACATTATACTAATTAGatgttttgtttagttttgAATTGAAATAATCATACATTAATACAGTCTTAACTTTTCTATTCTCAGTCAATTATACTAAGCAGAATCGTTCTGAAGTGCAACAATAGGTGTTTATGCAGTAGCACAGGACACCTGTAAAAGAGTTGACTTTTTATGATCCACATGCATTTGGCGTCATTAGCCTTTTTGAGAGGGTTGTTGCTACACTACAAAGTAGTTATGACAGCTGATGCTAAAATCCATTATTGTAGTTGCCTTCCATTGAGCCTTCAAGTCTACACAGAAGTAATGCTACTGTCACAATGAAACATGAAGAAACACTATtgtttaaattttgaaatgaACACAAACATCAGCACAAGAACGACGTCATTCCCATTTGAAAAACAGGTTTTCTAATGCTTCTTTTGGGACGTTTTCAGCATAAACTCAAGT contains:
- the LOC134190732 gene encoding protein-S-isoprenylcysteine O-methyltransferase-like, whose translation is MSALAFFHWSEYFTTALFNNHKLSLDSFLLNHSKEYTLAAMCSWLEYGVEYYFFPFVKSWVWLSRSGVVMVIVGESLRKVAMFTSRSNFSHSIAYKKTKDHQLVTHGIYSWFRHPSYVGWFYWSIGTQLLLSNPVCLVGYTVASWKFFRERIEEEEMTLLAFFGRQYLDYQQRVATGLPLVRGYEPTYRERYLLYNQ
- the LOC134190731 gene encoding uncharacterized protein LOC134190731, with the translated sequence MLAVVPRLRVGGGMEMSEEDMSEKNGIFTIAKASAGRALLAYNQNAVIAVERLQEYILNRNISDGMRDSSDGHRVRETGSGGTALMKRLPDITADGIRKTFRITQDLDNCFGKDKKRKRTRGPRNQKLNPVSTTELATLEHSPRRMGRRSDIAFLGNLNSVQYKGFLKAIKRKADTFYVVSLKDHLLFPAENYNKTQRPKMSFMMPSMSFNGSADVKEGEVSLMQIDCEVLDTHTVSVLTSDIEPVDHRASMYSQTQYHSNQNISKSTR